In Mytilus trossulus isolate FHL-02 chromosome 14, PNRI_Mtr1.1.1.hap1, whole genome shotgun sequence, a genomic segment contains:
- the LOC134695740 gene encoding inhibitory POU protein-like isoform X1, which produces MLNSQKSVGIHNSLNPGHVPGRYSPPYRPPDRVRCMSTSAGNFFDDGLLTRAEVLAAVDISKQSSQQLMKHDMYGHTADLGGHNVTPSRSQYHSGFGHSDSMLEQLTSSSGMSLGMMDHHNNVSHGLSHNHHQMYPPVYSHPNSMNGHNGFPTHHPVHHPMHDSDCDPRELESFAERFKQRRIKLGVTQADVGGALANLKLPGVGSLSQSTICRFESLTLSHNNMIALKPILQAWLEGAEKQARDRLEAENGSLANDKKRKRTSIAAPEKRSLEAYFAVQPRPSGEKIAQIAEKLDLKKNVVRVWFCNQRQKQKRMKFSAVTG; this is translated from the exons ATGCTGAATAGCCAAAAATCTGTTGGAATTCATAATTCATTGAATCCTGGACATGTCCCGGGGAGGTATTCCCCACCCTACCGACCCCCGGATCGTGTGCGGTGTATGTCAACATCGGCG GGAAATTTCTTTGACGATGGTTTGCTTACACGAGCTGAAGTTTTGGCAGCAGTTGATATTTCTAAACAGTCTTCACAACAGCTGATGAAGCACGACATGTATGGGCACACCGCCGACCTTGGCGGTCATAATGTCACCCCTTCAAGGTCGCAATATCATTCTGGATTTGGACATTCAGACTCTATGTTAGAACAACTAACATCAAGTTCCGGTATGTCTTTAGGGATGATGGACCACCATAATAATGTATCACACGGActatcacataatcaccatcAAATGTATCCGCCTGTTTATTCACACCCAAATTCTATGAATGGGCATAATGGCTTCCCTACTCATCATCCAGTACATCACCCTATGCACGATTCAGATTGTGATCCTCGGGAACTAGAGTCGTTCGCAGAAAGATTTAAACAAAGACGAATCAAACTAGGAGTAACACAGGCCGATGTAGGAGGTGCGTTAGCAAACCTAAAATTACCTGGTGTTGGTTCATTGAGCCAGAGCACGATATGTAGATTTGAGTCACTGACACTTAGCCACAATAACATGATAGCACTAAAACCAATACTACAAGCATGGTTAGAAGGAGCCGAAAAACAAGCAAGAGATAGACTAGAGGCTGAAAATGGAAGTTTAGCCAATGACAAGAAACGTAAACGGACTTCTATTGCTGCACCGGAAAAGCGATCTTTAGAGGCTTATTTTGCCGTACAACCAAGACCATCAGGTGAAAAAATTGCACAAATAGCAGAAAAGTTAGACCTCAAGAAAAACGTTGTTCGTGTTTGGTTTTGTAATCAAAGACAGAAGcaaaaaagaatgaaattttCTGCAGTTACCGGATAA
- the LOC134695740 gene encoding inhibitory POU protein-like isoform X4, which produces MKHDMYGHTADLGGHNVTPSRSQYHSGFGHSDSMLEQLTSSSGMSLGMMDHHNNVSHGLSHNHHQMYPPVYSHPNSMNGHNGFPTHHPVHHPMHDSDCDPRELESFAERFKQRRIKLGVTQADVGGALANLKLPGVGSLSQSTICRFESLTLSHNNMIALKPILQAWLEGAEKQARDRLEAENGSLANDKKRKRTSIAAPEKRSLEAYFAVQPRPSGEKIAQIAEKLDLKKNVVRVWFCNQRQKQKRMKFSAVTG; this is translated from the coding sequence ATGAAGCACGACATGTATGGGCACACCGCCGACCTTGGCGGTCATAATGTCACCCCTTCAAGGTCGCAATATCATTCTGGATTTGGACATTCAGACTCTATGTTAGAACAACTAACATCAAGTTCCGGTATGTCTTTAGGGATGATGGACCACCATAATAATGTATCACACGGActatcacataatcaccatcAAATGTATCCGCCTGTTTATTCACACCCAAATTCTATGAATGGGCATAATGGCTTCCCTACTCATCATCCAGTACATCACCCTATGCACGATTCAGATTGTGATCCTCGGGAACTAGAGTCGTTCGCAGAAAGATTTAAACAAAGACGAATCAAACTAGGAGTAACACAGGCCGATGTAGGAGGTGCGTTAGCAAACCTAAAATTACCTGGTGTTGGTTCATTGAGCCAGAGCACGATATGTAGATTTGAGTCACTGACACTTAGCCACAATAACATGATAGCACTAAAACCAATACTACAAGCATGGTTAGAAGGAGCCGAAAAACAAGCAAGAGATAGACTAGAGGCTGAAAATGGAAGTTTAGCCAATGACAAGAAACGTAAACGGACTTCTATTGCTGCACCGGAAAAGCGATCTTTAGAGGCTTATTTTGCCGTACAACCAAGACCATCAGGTGAAAAAATTGCACAAATAGCAGAAAAGTTAGACCTCAAGAAAAACGTTGTTCGTGTTTGGTTTTGTAATCAAAGACAGAAGcaaaaaagaatgaaattttCTGCAGTTACCGGATAA
- the LOC134695740 gene encoding inhibitory POU protein-like isoform X3, which yields MLLLPEENLTTLTTLGGPRDFSGGEHEQYLWNKGNFFDDGLLTRAEVLAAVDISKQSSQQLMKHDMYGHTADLGGHNVTPSRSQYHSGFGHSDSMLEQLTSSSGMSLGMMDHHNNVSHGLSHNHHQMYPPVYSHPNSMNGHNGFPTHHPVHHPMHDSDCDPRELESFAERFKQRRIKLGVTQADVGGALANLKLPGVGSLSQSTICRFESLTLSHNNMIALKPILQAWLEGAEKQARDRLEAENGSLANDKKRKRTSIAAPEKRSLEAYFAVQPRPSGEKIAQIAEKLDLKKNVVRVWFCNQRQKQKRMKFSAVTG from the exons ATGCTCTTACTACCTGAAGAGAATCTAACg aCGTTGACAACGTTAGGAGGACCACGAGATTTTTCTGGAGGTGAACATGAACAATATTTATGGAATAAG GGAAATTTCTTTGACGATGGTTTGCTTACACGAGCTGAAGTTTTGGCAGCAGTTGATATTTCTAAACAGTCTTCACAACAGCTGATGAAGCACGACATGTATGGGCACACCGCCGACCTTGGCGGTCATAATGTCACCCCTTCAAGGTCGCAATATCATTCTGGATTTGGACATTCAGACTCTATGTTAGAACAACTAACATCAAGTTCCGGTATGTCTTTAGGGATGATGGACCACCATAATAATGTATCACACGGActatcacataatcaccatcAAATGTATCCGCCTGTTTATTCACACCCAAATTCTATGAATGGGCATAATGGCTTCCCTACTCATCATCCAGTACATCACCCTATGCACGATTCAGATTGTGATCCTCGGGAACTAGAGTCGTTCGCAGAAAGATTTAAACAAAGACGAATCAAACTAGGAGTAACACAGGCCGATGTAGGAGGTGCGTTAGCAAACCTAAAATTACCTGGTGTTGGTTCATTGAGCCAGAGCACGATATGTAGATTTGAGTCACTGACACTTAGCCACAATAACATGATAGCACTAAAACCAATACTACAAGCATGGTTAGAAGGAGCCGAAAAACAAGCAAGAGATAGACTAGAGGCTGAAAATGGAAGTTTAGCCAATGACAAGAAACGTAAACGGACTTCTATTGCTGCACCGGAAAAGCGATCTTTAGAGGCTTATTTTGCCGTACAACCAAGACCATCAGGTGAAAAAATTGCACAAATAGCAGAAAAGTTAGACCTCAAGAAAAACGTTGTTCGTGTTTGGTTTTGTAATCAAAGACAGAAGcaaaaaagaatgaaattttCTGCAGTTACCGGATAA
- the LOC134695740 gene encoding inhibitory POU protein-like isoform X2, whose protein sequence is MSSYGLYHPHQTLTTLGGPRDFSGGEHEQYLWNKGNFFDDGLLTRAEVLAAVDISKQSSQQLMKHDMYGHTADLGGHNVTPSRSQYHSGFGHSDSMLEQLTSSSGMSLGMMDHHNNVSHGLSHNHHQMYPPVYSHPNSMNGHNGFPTHHPVHHPMHDSDCDPRELESFAERFKQRRIKLGVTQADVGGALANLKLPGVGSLSQSTICRFESLTLSHNNMIALKPILQAWLEGAEKQARDRLEAENGSLANDKKRKRTSIAAPEKRSLEAYFAVQPRPSGEKIAQIAEKLDLKKNVVRVWFCNQRQKQKRMKFSAVTG, encoded by the exons ATGTCGTCTTACGGGCTGTACCACCCTCATCAG aCGTTGACAACGTTAGGAGGACCACGAGATTTTTCTGGAGGTGAACATGAACAATATTTATGGAATAAG GGAAATTTCTTTGACGATGGTTTGCTTACACGAGCTGAAGTTTTGGCAGCAGTTGATATTTCTAAACAGTCTTCACAACAGCTGATGAAGCACGACATGTATGGGCACACCGCCGACCTTGGCGGTCATAATGTCACCCCTTCAAGGTCGCAATATCATTCTGGATTTGGACATTCAGACTCTATGTTAGAACAACTAACATCAAGTTCCGGTATGTCTTTAGGGATGATGGACCACCATAATAATGTATCACACGGActatcacataatcaccatcAAATGTATCCGCCTGTTTATTCACACCCAAATTCTATGAATGGGCATAATGGCTTCCCTACTCATCATCCAGTACATCACCCTATGCACGATTCAGATTGTGATCCTCGGGAACTAGAGTCGTTCGCAGAAAGATTTAAACAAAGACGAATCAAACTAGGAGTAACACAGGCCGATGTAGGAGGTGCGTTAGCAAACCTAAAATTACCTGGTGTTGGTTCATTGAGCCAGAGCACGATATGTAGATTTGAGTCACTGACACTTAGCCACAATAACATGATAGCACTAAAACCAATACTACAAGCATGGTTAGAAGGAGCCGAAAAACAAGCAAGAGATAGACTAGAGGCTGAAAATGGAAGTTTAGCCAATGACAAGAAACGTAAACGGACTTCTATTGCTGCACCGGAAAAGCGATCTTTAGAGGCTTATTTTGCCGTACAACCAAGACCATCAGGTGAAAAAATTGCACAAATAGCAGAAAAGTTAGACCTCAAGAAAAACGTTGTTCGTGTTTGGTTTTGTAATCAAAGACAGAAGcaaaaaagaatgaaattttCTGCAGTTACCGGATAA